The following proteins are encoded in a genomic region of Dyadobacter sp. UC 10:
- a CDS encoding GLPGLI family protein codes for MIRFACVAMLMLACRFTMGQDKAFAPVSYDITCIFQLTFFPDSTSAVSKTESFFLFIKQEQSLFKSKNRYLQDSAISAADAAENRRNLMSFLRQHPTDFDFSIVKHGCNVTHTVDRIYHNYFSYTEVPGHLQWVLTQDTATVSGYPAQRATTEFGGRIWEAWFTETVPVSEGPYKFCGLPGLIVRLADSKKQYEFVLDGLKQSRRDVYDQTPKTVKTDKRTFFKKQQEYRANPIGVAEQSGVVFTSGRSEIVQRVQQKQKSNNNPIEFFTN; via the coding sequence ATGATTCGATTCGCTTGTGTAGCAATGCTGATGTTGGCATGCCGCTTTACAATGGGCCAGGATAAGGCGTTCGCGCCTGTTTCCTACGATATCACCTGCATTTTCCAGCTGACATTTTTTCCCGATAGTACAAGCGCCGTTTCCAAAACGGAATCGTTTTTTTTATTTATCAAACAGGAGCAGTCGCTTTTCAAGAGTAAAAACAGGTATTTGCAGGATTCGGCAATCTCAGCAGCTGATGCTGCTGAAAATCGCCGAAATCTGATGTCATTTCTTCGGCAACATCCAACCGACTTCGATTTCAGCATTGTGAAACACGGCTGCAATGTGACCCATACAGTAGACCGAATCTATCATAATTACTTTTCATACACCGAAGTCCCGGGCCATTTGCAATGGGTTCTGACACAAGACACAGCGACAGTTTCGGGTTACCCCGCCCAACGGGCCACTACGGAATTTGGGGGTAGGATATGGGAGGCCTGGTTTACCGAGACCGTGCCGGTCAGTGAAGGTCCGTACAAGTTTTGCGGATTACCCGGCCTGATAGTTCGCCTCGCCGATTCAAAAAAGCAATACGAATTTGTTTTAGATGGTTTGAAGCAATCGCGGCGCGACGTTTATGATCAGACGCCCAAAACTGTCAAAACCGATAAGCGAACATTTTTTAAAAAGCAGCAGGAATATCGGGCGAACCCGATCGGCGTAGCGGAACAATCCGGCGTTGTTTTCACATCAGGCCGAAGCGAAATAGTCCAGCGAGTGCAGCAAAAGCAAAAGTCCAACAACAACCCAATTGAGTTTTTTACGAATTGA